From a region of the Acinetobacter calcoaceticus genome:
- the gcvH gene encoding glycine cleavage system protein GcvH — MNHPSELKYARTHEWVKIEGDLVITGITDHAQDELGDLVYVETPEVGRQVTAGEQAGVVESVKTASDIHAPVSGTVVEVNTDLEDDPDFVNDDPYGKGWIYKIKPDNIADVEKLLTNAEYEAGL; from the coding sequence ATGAATCATCCTTCGGAACTGAAGTATGCACGTACACATGAGTGGGTAAAAATTGAAGGTGATCTTGTTATTACAGGGATTACTGACCACGCACAAGATGAACTGGGCGATTTGGTATACGTCGAAACTCCTGAAGTTGGTCGTCAAGTTACAGCTGGCGAACAAGCTGGAGTTGTTGAATCAGTGAAAACTGCTTCGGACATTCATGCTCCTGTTTCAGGCACTGTAGTAGAAGTAAATACCGACCTTGAAGATGATCCTGATTTTGTAAATGACGATCCATATGGTAAAGGCTGGATTTATAAAATCAAACCAGACAATATTGCAGATGTTGAAAAACTTTTAACAAATGCAGAATATGAAGCTGGCCTATAA
- a CDS encoding SIR2 family NAD-dependent protein deacylase, with the protein MTYMTKLVVFSGAGMSAESGISTFRDSNGLWENYDIQQVATPEAWEKNPALVQRFYNERRKNILESQPNKAHQYIAKLQDYFDVQVITQNIDDLHERAGSLNVLHLHGNIRLSKSSGPDAQFTTRFYDINGWELDLDRDICPDGYPLRPHVVWFGEAVPAYEDAIRLVQSADVFIVIGSTLSVYPVAGLVHEISAQCKAYYIDPKADYVRVPQQYELLKLSATQGMHQLFENLTK; encoded by the coding sequence GTGACGTATATGACAAAACTTGTTGTGTTCTCTGGCGCGGGTATGAGTGCCGAAAGTGGAATTAGCACTTTTCGTGACAGTAATGGTCTATGGGAAAATTATGATATTCAACAAGTTGCTACACCAGAGGCGTGGGAAAAGAACCCTGCTTTAGTTCAACGTTTTTATAATGAACGACGTAAAAATATTTTAGAATCTCAACCCAATAAAGCTCATCAATATATTGCCAAACTACAAGATTATTTTGACGTACAGGTTATTACTCAAAATATTGATGATTTGCATGAGCGTGCGGGAAGTCTCAACGTTTTACATTTGCATGGAAACATTCGTTTATCAAAAAGTTCAGGGCCAGATGCACAATTCACAACTCGATTTTATGACATTAATGGTTGGGAATTAGATTTAGATCGTGACATTTGCCCAGATGGCTACCCCCTTCGTCCACACGTTGTTTGGTTTGGAGAGGCTGTACCTGCTTATGAAGACGCAATTAGATTAGTGCAAAGTGCAGATGTTTTTATTGTAATCGGCTCAACATTAAGCGTATATCCTGTTGCTGGTTTAGTGCATGAAATTTCAGCTCAATGTAAAGCTTATTATATAGATCCAAAAGCAGATTATGTACGTGTTCCTCAACAATACGAATTGTTAAAGTTGTCAGCCACTCAAGGCATGCATCAACTTTTTGAAAATTTAACCAAATGA
- the putP gene encoding sodium/proline symporter PutP: MSYFDPTLIMFMVYILAMVLIGLFAYRATSDFSDYILGGRSLGSFVTALSAGASDMSGWLLMGLPGAIYLSGLSEAWIAIGLIIGAWLNWLLVAGRLRVHTEIQNNALTLPDYFTSRFDDQKKILRIFSAVIILVFFAIYCASGMVAGARLFENLFGMSYNTAIWLSAIATISYVCVGGFLAISWTDTFQAGLMIFALLLTPIVTYLAIGDTTHFVTLIETARPHAFNLISDFGVVAVLSSMAWGLGYFGQPHILVRFMAADSVKSIPAARRIGMTWMILCLIGAVGAGFFGIAYFEQHPELAAVVSKNPETVFMELTKILFNPWIVGIILAAILAAVMSTLSCQLLVCSSALTEDLYKGFLRKNASQKELVWVGRLMVLAIAVLAIFLAGNPDSKVLGLVAYAWAGFGAAFGPLIILSLFWKRMNLQGALAGMIVGAVVVIGWKNLFADTGVYEIIPGFILAFISIIVVSLLTKAPNSTVTGRFEKADELYKESV, from the coding sequence ATGAGTTATTTTGATCCCACCCTCATCATGTTTATGGTGTACATTTTAGCAATGGTACTTATTGGCTTATTTGCCTACCGTGCTACAAGCGACTTCTCAGATTATATTCTTGGTGGTCGTAGTTTAGGCAGTTTCGTTACTGCATTATCCGCAGGCGCATCAGACATGAGTGGCTGGCTACTCATGGGTTTACCAGGAGCGATTTATCTTTCTGGTCTATCTGAAGCTTGGATTGCAATTGGTCTAATTATCGGTGCTTGGCTTAACTGGCTACTGGTTGCTGGTCGATTACGCGTTCATACTGAAATACAAAATAATGCATTAACTCTGCCAGATTATTTTACCAGCCGTTTTGATGACCAGAAAAAAATACTTCGTATCTTTTCGGCGGTTATTATTTTAGTTTTCTTCGCAATTTACTGTGCTTCAGGCATGGTAGCTGGCGCACGTTTGTTTGAAAATTTATTCGGAATGTCCTACAACACTGCAATTTGGCTCAGTGCTATTGCGACCATCAGTTATGTTTGTGTTGGCGGATTCTTAGCAATTAGCTGGACGGATACTTTTCAAGCTGGCCTGATGATTTTTGCTCTGTTGTTAACTCCAATCGTGACCTACCTTGCGATCGGTGACACAACTCATTTCGTTACCCTCATTGAAACTGCTCGTCCGCATGCGTTTAATCTCATCTCGGATTTTGGTGTAGTAGCAGTTTTATCCTCCATGGCTTGGGGTCTCGGTTACTTTGGTCAACCGCACATCCTTGTACGTTTCATGGCGGCTGATTCAGTAAAATCTATTCCTGCTGCTCGTCGTATCGGTATGACATGGATGATTTTATGCTTAATCGGTGCTGTAGGTGCTGGCTTCTTCGGTATTGCTTATTTTGAACAACACCCTGAGTTAGCAGCAGTTGTAAGCAAAAACCCTGAAACTGTATTTATGGAATTGACTAAAATTTTATTCAATCCATGGATTGTTGGTATCATTTTGGCTGCAATTTTAGCTGCTGTTATGAGCACATTAAGCTGTCAACTTTTGGTATGTTCAAGTGCTTTAACTGAGGATTTATACAAAGGCTTCCTTCGTAAAAATGCATCTCAAAAAGAACTTGTATGGGTTGGTCGTCTCATGGTTCTTGCAATTGCAGTTCTTGCAATTTTTCTTGCAGGCAACCCAGACAGTAAGGTTCTTGGTCTTGTTGCTTATGCATGGGCCGGCTTCGGCGCAGCATTTGGTCCACTTATCATCTTGTCATTGTTCTGGAAACGTATGAATTTACAAGGTGCTTTAGCGGGTATGATCGTTGGTGCAGTTGTGGTTATTGGCTGGAAAAATCTTTTCGCAGACACTGGTGTTTACGAAATTATTCCTGGCTTTATCCTTGCATTTATCAGCATCATTGTTGTTAGTCTTTTAACTAAAGCGCCAAATTCAACAGTAACTGGACGCTTTGAAAAAGCAGATGAACTCTACAAAGAAAGCGTATAA
- a CDS encoding Lrp/AsnC ligand binding domain-containing protein — MNGPLLSLDRTDLKILDILQTDGRISNSKLAELVNLSPTAVMARVQKLTKDEFILGYEAKLNPVKLNANFLVFVEILLDKTTPNVLDEFIDAVVHYPEIVECHMVSGGFDFLIKLRSGSMEEFRRIAGQVLWQLPGVKETRSYPVMQAVKDTSKIKIKTKNK; from the coding sequence ATGAATGGCCCATTATTAAGCCTTGATCGCACTGATTTAAAAATTTTGGATATTCTTCAAACAGATGGGCGAATTTCTAACAGTAAATTAGCCGAACTTGTGAACTTATCACCAACCGCTGTTATGGCTCGAGTGCAAAAATTAACGAAAGATGAATTCATCTTGGGATATGAGGCTAAGTTAAACCCTGTCAAATTAAATGCTAATTTTCTGGTATTTGTTGAGATATTACTGGATAAAACGACACCTAATGTTTTGGATGAGTTTATTGATGCTGTGGTGCACTATCCAGAAATTGTGGAATGCCACATGGTAAGTGGAGGCTTCGATTTTTTAATTAAATTACGAAGTGGAAGTATGGAAGAATTTAGACGTATTGCAGGACAAGTGCTATGGCAGTTACCTGGGGTAAAAGAAACCCGGAGTTACCCAGTGATGCAGGCAGTGAAAGATACTTCAAAAATTAAAATCAAAACTAAAAATAAATAA